A window of the Helianthus annuus cultivar XRQ/B chromosome 4, HanXRQr2.0-SUNRISE, whole genome shotgun sequence genome harbors these coding sequences:
- the LOC110933390 gene encoding uncharacterized protein LOC110933390: protein MTWLDEMDTLVDISGCAEQDVVKYVSQSFKGEALAWWRSLIQATRKIPLYNLPWAQFVALIKENLCPQHEVEKIETDFLTLVMKNLDCQAYLMSFNTMSRLVPYLVIPEPKRIARFIGGLAPEIKASVKASRPTTFRSVAELSLSLTLDAVRKRSLRNSDAGKRKRGDDNSHHSEEKHKGNYDHKKSSGFKKEDQQSGEKPKCKIYKKGHLGKCRYESKSQSQLRACGICKSSEHKTLDCKKIKDATCYNCNEKGHIKSNCPKYVKKPEESKKANARVFQMNA, encoded by the coding sequence atgacgtggctagatgagatggatacaTTGGTCGATATTAGTGGGTGTGCTGAGCAAGATGTTGTGAAGTATGTTTCACAATCGTTCAAGGGagaagctctagcttggtggaggtctttaATCCAAGCTACTAGAAAGATTCCGTTATACAACTTACCATGGGCTCAATTTGTTGCTTTGATTAAGGAGAATTTATgtcctcaacatgaggttgagaagatcgagaccGACTTTCTGACATTGGTTATGAAGAACTTGGACTGCCAAGCATATCTCATGAGTTTTAACaccatgtctcgattggttccatacTTGGTGATACCGGAACCAAAACgtatagcccgtttcattgggggtttagccccggaGATAAAAGCTAGTGTGAAAGCCTCTCGCCCTACTACATTTAGGTCAGTAGCTGAATTGTCATTATCTCTTACCCTTGATGCGGTCAGGAAGAGATCGCTTAGGAATTCTGATGCTGGAAAGAGAAAACGTGGGGATGATAACTCACACCATTCAGAAGAGAAGCACAAAGGGAACTATGATCACAAGAAGAGTTCAGGGTTCAAGAAAGAGGACCAACAGTCGGGtgagaagcccaaatgcaagaTCTACAAGAAGGGTCATCTAGGAAAGTGCAGGTATGAATCAAAATCCCAATCACAGCTtagggcttgtgggatctgtAAGTCTTCTGAGCATAAGACGTTGGATTGTAAGAAGattaaggatgcaacttgttacaactgtaacgagaaggggcatatcaagtcTAACTGCCCAAAGTATGTCAAGAAACCTGAGGAAAGCAAGAAGgccaatgctagggtctttcagatgaatgcaTAG